AAGCAAGCACGCAATCTCctattaattctgatttaaactttattttatttaaaaataggaaaatatattatttaattttagaaaatatatattttacattaattaggattaaatataaaaggaaaaagatattatttaattttagaaaatatattttacattaattaggattagatataaaagggaaaagataCAATCTCTCTTCTTTTACCTTATTCCGCACATTACAGTTTTTACCTGAATTCTaattttctctctgaaccatgagcaactaaacctccactgttaaggttaggagctctgtctattgtatggattgatactattatttttctattttaattcatgtactgatttataattcaagaattattttcattctttatcttatgaatttgggtggaacagaagtatgaccctttttcgaattgagttcttgtataacttggaaaagctctttacttgaataacagcttgaaaacatattttcctaaatttctaattatctagacttaacgggatacgtgacatataatcctcttatatttaggtatttaggatttttgtggcatataaactagaattaagcttcaccctctaattggaattaagtgaccaagaaattggcggttgatgaattttagaggagactaaaatggtctaaggaattagggtttagtcaaatataatttgccatgaattaaatcttgtatgattaaaatagttagtaagaaaagtcaatcaggaaaatagatatctctgaagtcttaactgttttctccatatattattcacctcaatttattgcttgctttattaatattctgaatttactgttaatgcttttgaacctttaaacaccattttctgcttgtctaactaagccaatcactcaatcattattgcttgatccatcaatcctcgtgggatcgaccctcactcacctgaggtattacttggtacgacccggtgcacttgtcggttagtttgtggttgtaaaTTCTATACCACAAGGACATATAGTAAAGATgtttgccttgcggatagtgaaAGTTCGCATACTATTCCAAAAGTAATATGTATTTTACTCATCTTGTgctaaaagaagaatatgttaatactattattggcttaGGCACCGTGACAGAAGGCTctggaagagctataattttgtttcccaGAGGAACAAAactcataataaataatgcactattgtctACCAAGTCTCTAAAAAACTTGTTGAatttcaaagatattcgccgaaatggatatcagattgaaacaatgaatgaggAAAATCATGAGTACTTGTATATCACAAttcatgattcaaataaaaaggttatattagaaaagttacccTCATTTTTatctgggttatattatactaaaattagtacAAATGAATCgcatgccattgtaaaccagaagtttactaacccaaatgaattcataacttggcatgatCGATTGGGTCAttcgggaacaaccatgatgcaaaaaattattgaaaattctCATGGACATTTACTAAAGAACTAGAAAATTCTTAAATATAGTGAATTTTGTTATGCTGCATATTTTCAAGGAAAgctaattttaaggccatcaccagtaaagattgaaTTTGAGTCATTTGAATttctagaaaggattcaaggcgATATAtatggacctattcatccactatgtggatcttttagatattttatggtcttaatagacgcatcttcgaaaTGGTCACATGTGTTCTTGttgtcttctcgcaacctggcgtttgcaagattacttgctcaaattattcgattaaaagcacaatttttagaaaattcaataaaagcaattcatcttgataatgctggtgaatttacttccaaagcctttgatgcttattgtatggctaatggaataagcgttgaacatccagtagctcatgttaacacacaaaatgggttagcagaatcacttattaaacgcctctAATTATTTGCTAGACCCCTTGCTTATGAGAATAAATCTCTCAACCTTGGCTTGGAGGCATGCTATTTTACTTGCCGCaacacttattcgtttgaggccaacaagTTAGCATCAGTTTTCTcatatgcaattagcttttggccagcaacCAAATATTTCTCATTTAAGAATATtcgggtgtgcgatatatgttatTATTGCACCACCTtctcgcaccaaaatgggatttcaaagaaaattggagatatatgttggatatgattctccttttatagtgaggtatcttgagatacagaCTGGAGATATATTTAAAGCTCGATTtacggattgtcattttgatgaatcaaaaatTTCAACATTaggggggagagaataagcttcctgaaaaggaacttaattaattagaatACATCATCCTTAATACATTTtaatcctcgatcagggcaatttgaactagaaattcaaaaaattatacatttgcaaagaatagaaaatgattgcctgatgcattttctgatacaaagaggataaccaaatcctATACACCAGCTGAAAATGCTCCAATTCAAATTGATGTCCCAGTTGGACAAGTGGCCACTGAAATAAATTCACGCGCAGAAGCGTGGTAgacctgtcggttccaaagacaaaaattctcggaaaaaaaaagaggtaaatactattcctatagaaaaagacatagtaaagatacatgcagttgtccaaaattctgatatagtttTGACACCAGAAGACGTTCAGATACGTGAAAActgtgaaaatgacgagatcttaataaattatgtctttacagtaGAAAAATGGAATCGAAATAAGACAATTATCGATAAAATATGTGCATATAATGTgacattaaatatcatgcatgaaagtaaggatcttgagccaagaacAATCGAAGAATGTtgacaaaggaatgattggccaaaatagAAAGAAGTTATGAAAGTTGAGTTAGACttacttgcaaaacgtgaagtctttggacatGTAGTTCGTACACCAAAAGATATCAAACCTGTTGGATACATAtgagtatttgtgagaaaaaaaatgagaaaaatgaagttgtacgCTACAAGGCTCGACTTGTGGCATacggtttttcacaaaggcccggtatagattatgaaaaAACATATTCCTATGTAATGGATGCAATAACATTGcattatttggtcagtttattcgcatatcataaactacatatgcatttaatggatgtagTAACAACCTATTTATACGGATCATTAGATCGTGATATCAATATGAAAGTCTCtaaaggactaaagatatctaaaccatccaatgaatatttgcatgggttatactcagtcaaattacAAAGATCCTTATATGGTATAAAGCAATCTGCACGAATGTGGTATACTCGTCTTATTAAGTATTTGGCAAAAAACGGAtttaagaatgatgatatctgcccatgtgttttcataaagaaacaTGCAtttggattcattataattgctgtgtacattaattatttaaatatcattggaactcTTGAAGAGATTCCagcaattataaaaactctaaaagaagagtttgaaatgaaagatcttgaaaagactaaattttgtctcgacctgcagatcgagcatacgAAAAATGGGATCTtcattcatcaaacaacatacacagaaaaaatattgaagagattttatatggacaagtcacatccattaagtatcCTAATAATCGTAAGGTCTTTGGATGTGGAAAaagatcaattccgtcctaaagaagaaaatgaagatatccttggttcTGAAGTATCGTATCTTAGTGCCATTAGagcactaatgtatcttgctaataatacacgtCTAACATATCATTTGCGGTGAATTTACTATCAAGGTATAGTTCCTTttcaaccagaagacattggaatgCAAAcaaacaaatctttcgatatcttcatggaacgattgatatgggattgttttatttatatggatccaagtcacaacttGTTGGCTATACAGATGGAGGATACTTGTTTAATCCACATAAAGAGAGATCTCAAACAAGATACttgttcacatatggtggtacaacTATATCATTGAGGTCCACGAAACAAACGATAGTAGcaacctcctctaatcatgctgaaatactagcgatACATGAAGCAAGTCGTGAGTGTTTTTGTCTCAggagtttgatccaatatatcatgtcatcatgtggactaaTTGATCGTAAGATAGCTTAAACTATCCTGTTtaaagataatacagcatgcattgttcaacttaagggtggatacatcaaaggtgatagaacaaaacatatttctctcaaatttttttcactcatgattttcaaaatcaatggACAATTGAGatccaacagatccgctcaaaCGATAATTTGAcggatttatttacaaagtcacttcTAACACCCTCCTTTGAGAAATTGGTACATTAGATTGGaatgcgccgatttcgagatATTAAATGATGTCGACAAGAAGGgaagactgtactctttttttcttGATCATATTTTTCCCATTGTGTTTTTCTTGACAAGATTTTTAATGAGGTAATCTCCATCAAATGATATTGTACtttttttccttcactaaagtttttttttattgagtttttctTTAGTTAGATTCTAATGAGGCATAATCCTAAATGAACATCCAATGAGAGTGTTGTGATAAAGGTAATTTATGTGGATGCCCATTCTCAAGAGAAAATGAATTTAATAACATTGAAAacctacatatataaataagagGTTAAGTCTCAGTGAATAATATACaacaacaaaataaatctctttttttctttacaattaTACCAaatacttctctctcttcttctttatatatatacactacaacatataatattaataaatatatatatataaatcatcTATATTATAGTGAAATATTAAtactaataaatattaatattaaaattatctaattatattttttattttatatttttttttcttctttatttatttatttattttacaacactttattcttttttagttttttaaccTATCGGCCAAAGGAAGTCGTTTTGGatttaaggaaaaaaaaaaaaagacccTAATCCTAATCTTCGAAGAAGCCTGCCAACATACACTCACACTCACAGCACAGAGGCAGAGCTCTCCTCAACCTTCTCTGTCAGCGCGTCTCGCCGGCCTCCATCTCGTCGCCGCCGCTCGCCGGCCCCTCTGCGTCACCGCGCCGTCTCGTTGCTCGCCCTCACTGCTCGCTGCTTCCTCCATCTCTACTCGCCCTCTGCCCTATTCTCTTGTCTCCTCTGCctccctcttctcttctctggCTCGGTTCTCTCCCTCTGCGTGCGGCTAAGGTGagttttcttaaattttttaagttattcAATCATTATTGTTTAATGTTTTGGGTGATTGTTGCTGCTGATCCTGTTTTCATTAGCTGCCATGGTTGATTTTTTGCTGTTTTTTTTCTCTAATTGTTGCTCGTTTTTTTTTCTGATTGTTGCTGTTTTTCGTTATTGTTGCTGTTTAGCGTTGGTTGATGCTTGCTGTTTAGGTTgattgatgttttttttttttttttgtgattgcTGGTTTTTCTCTGATTGATGcttgctgttttttttttttttttctgattgATGCTTGCTGTTTAGATGATTTGAATCTGCTGATACTATGTTAGATGATAGGCTCTGTCAATTAATTAGGTGATGTACTAATGTGATACTATGGttagatgatttttttttttttttttgcttttaagATGGTTTAATCAAATACACTAATGTGAAGAcatgtatttaaattttaaattttaattttaagtttttgactattttatatttttaacctGTTCAACCATTGAACCTGAGACCCAGTAACCAGCAGCCTGACCGATTCGATGGGTGGGTTCTGACAACTATGCTTAACTCAGTAATCCCCAAAACTCCGAACCTCCATTCTCTTTTCCGTTCTCCATTCACCCCTCTTCTTACTTCTCTATTTACCTTCCTTCCTTCCTCGATTCACAGCTTCAGTCTTGTCCCTTGCTTCCTCTGTGTCCTTCTTCCGATGTTATCTCAGTTCGGGTAGGTCCTCTCATGCCTGGTTCTCTTTTTAGCTCtcaattttatattattttttgtcatacCCTGTTGAACATGAAACGAATCTACCAGTGGATTTCGCCATTTTGATTATCTCCGGTAGaaaaattttacttttggtaAATGGTTTTTGATTGGTGAGCTGGTTCTGAAATTTGATATGAGATATTATATAGTATCTGAAGTTAGATTGAGGATGTGACAGACTTGGATGATGTTTGTAGTAACTATGAGTTTGGGTTGGggaattttttttgttctcttcttacatacttttaattttttcccCTTAAGTAGTCACACTAAACCTTTTGGTTCAGTTATTATTGTCTATTGTGCATGGATTTTGAGTGAAAAGCTTTGTTGTGTAtgatgattgatgaagaagcttCCCTTTCCATCCACAATTACTTGTTCTATTAGGAATAGACAAGCTCGATTACATTCCAGcacttcctttttattttttccctcTGATTTCTCCAATTCAAATCAATTTGCACTTTTTAAATCTTGAATAATTTAAAATCCTATGTGTGTAGAGCAGTGTCAATATTGGGAAAtagattttatatataatagattTTGATATGTCAAAGTAGTCGAGTTAGCTGTGTTAGCTTTCAGGGAAGTTTGAAGTTAGAGCCATAGAGGCACTTAAAAGGATATCTAGTTCTAAAAGACATGCAAACTTTTAACTAATTAAAAGGAAACTCTGGTTTTGTTAGAGATCTGTTgtcatgaaaatgaaattggaGTTTCGTAATTTAATTGATTTCTAGTGTTTTCTGGGGAAATATAATGTTGTAGTGCAATTTATATTGTAGAGCACTTTGATTTGGTTTCCGTTAAAACATATAATTTGATGAATAATTGAGCATATAATcctataattaaaatttagaatataaTGTGTTATTAATAAGGGGTAAAATtgttgaagcaaaaaaaaaagaatcattAAAGGTTCATTCTAAATCATGGAATTCAATTCAATGGTCTCGCAGGCCCACATATAGACATTCCAAACACCCTATCAGTGTGCCTGTACAATGTGGGCAGCCCTACAAGCTCGAGCATCGGTTTCGTCGTGGTGGCTTTCTTCACGGCAATGGAAGCTAGCATTTTCGTCTTCCTCTTCTGCCGTTGATGCCGTTGGAAAATGCACCCTTGATCTTCACGAGATTGAGAAGGTTCTAACGGATGTTAAAGCTGACGACGTTAAGGTTATACCATCTCCCAAGCACTGTGATTGGGCTGATTTCATGGTTCTAGCAACCGGCAGGTCCACGTGGCATGTCAAGAACATCGCTCAAGCTCTAATTTACAAGGTAGGTCTGCTCGTTCTTTTTTCACATCCCTATTTACTTTTCAATAGGTTGAAAAGTAAAAGGTTTTTGGTATTGAAACCTGAAAGTTTTGATACTTGAATTGGCCATTTTCATGGGTTTAATGCTGTCAAGTAAGAAACCAAACATGTCTATCATTTTGTAGTTTCTAGGCTTAGTTCTTGCTAtgttatgatttatgaataaaaccgCTGATGCATTTTTTTGCcttgtattattttttaaagaaattcgaaatttgtttatttatttatttattcattttgtTCGTTTTTGTTATAAGCAGGCTAAGCAGAAGCAAAAAGGTGCAGACCGAATGATGCTACCTAGTGTGGAAGGTCAAGCAGGAGGAAAGTGGATTGTAATTGACTCTGGtacttatttattattattatatttgtttcttttccatcattctttgtttcttttcaaattctctTGTCAAATTTAGAAATGCAACAAACCGAGGTGAAATCTAAGTCTGCATACAGGTAGTGATATTCAGAATCACATGCAACACTCAAAGTACATTACCATATTGgttaagaaaaagaaatgtgCTTTTATCTTGCATagtgttttctatttttaatttttatctttgcctttttaacttttgttataaaagtAAATGTCAATTTATTTGTTGGGTTTTCTTATtctaaacatttttttttcttttcctttgggATTTAGGTAAAGTGATAGTTCATGCACTTGATGAAAAGGCTAGAGCTTACTACAATTTGGAAGGACTTTGGACAAGCCCAGAGAGATTGCGAAACGAACCTATTGAGGTAACTTTGTGTCTAGCTTTGAATTGTTTtgaggaaaaaaaaattggaattaGCTTTCATTTGTAGTATCAGTAAGTTAATAATTCCATATATTTGAAGTTTCTGAAACATTTTTTGAAGCAACTGATTTACATCTAAACTAAGCGAtcttctgtttattattttatcaattggATATCTACATAAATCTTGAGAATCATGAACTAATCAATATGCAACTCCCATCGATAAAGTTTGTGACATGGAAGTTTTCACTTGTGAAATTTGGCCTTGTGTGTTGGCTGTGACTAGTGAGTCAAATTCGGAAACCATTATCTGAGAATGCACAATTTTAATATAGCTTCTACTTCTTTGGTTGGCATTTGGTAAGGGCATCTTCACTTTGATTCAACACTTAGATTTGTATGATGATAGCCAGCCCCGAGTCACATTTTGGCGGTAATGAGTACAATTCGTTCTGAGAACGACACTCCAAAAGTTAGCCCTTTAGCATAGGAGTTCTTAGAGTACAAGTAATATCAACACATTCAAAACGAAGATAGAGAGCCTAAATTCTTTATTTGAAAGTGACCTTTCTTAGGaattacattttttattttgttgccTCAAGGATAATTAAGTACATGGCTGATTGTGATGATCTTCATTTTCTTGTGGTCTTAGGATTTACATTTACAAAATGCTTTGGTGAAGATTCGCCGGAAAAATAACTCGAAGAAACCTGCACAAAGGAATGCTTAATCTTAAGATGCAAGGGTGCTCCAAATAACACATCTCAATTTCTTGTTTAAGGCTTCACATTAGATGTAACATGTAAGCGACAATATTCGaagttgtaacatgttgctCTATTTGCTTGTGTGTCAAGTACTGCACACCAATCTTAAGTTTTCATGTTAACCAAAGTTAAAAGGTCACAAGTGTTATGCGGAAGGCACATAACTTTAGTTTAGTGTATTACCAGATTGGTGCAACCATTGCAGTCATATTCATGTGAATTACAGTTGCACCAAATGTTACAACACAAAGGGACTTTAATCCTATTTGCTTAATCATCATGGGATAAATGAAATTCCTGtcaaatagtaataataatatttttatatacaaagGTATTTCTAGTACCAATGtccctaatttttatttttattattttaaagactagaatttaagatcatgttaaaagataaaagataaagacTTGTTATCTTAATTACTCATATAATTGTCATGAAACTTTAATAATTGTAAACATAAAAATAGCCCTAAAATAAagttttgataaaataaatattacttgttaataccctggcccaatagtAAAGGCCCAGGACCAAGCGAAGAGGTCCAATCCAAAGGGTTGGACCTCACCCTTTACCAATCTTAGTCTTATAAAGTCGGTATTCACCACGACTTGTTCTAAAGAAATCGGGTACGAGGGTTAgttggcagataaacactcattcaaatgagtaactgccccaagaatctctctaaccacttcacagagccatatcttaacctccctaagataaagggatggtta
This sequence is a window from Arachis stenosperma cultivar V10309 chromosome 10, arast.V10309.gnm1.PFL2, whole genome shotgun sequence. Protein-coding genes within it:
- the LOC130954841 gene encoding protein Iojap-related, mitochondrial; its protein translation is MWAALQARASVSSWWLSSRQWKLAFSSSSSAVDAVGKCTLDLHEIEKVLTDVKADDVKVIPSPKHCDWADFMVLATGRSTWHVKNIAQALIYKAKQKQKGADRMMLPSVEGQAGGKWIVIDSGKVIVHALDEKARAYYNLEGLWTSPERLRNEPIEDLHLQNALVKIRRKNNSKKPAQRNA